GTAGCAGCGCAAGTATACCAATAACTATGTATGCAGAGTAATATGGTTGCGCTGTCTCTACTAGCATAAAAAACATAACAGTGATCATTATTTTATTTTTATTATCATTTTCTACCTGATTTTATATAACTAAATATATTTCGCAGCATCTTAAACCGAACCAGCTCAGGTAGATATGGCAAACTGAAATATAGTAGATAGATATGTGTGTGATACGTAATTAATAGTTAACCAGGTGAAAAACAATGGCATTTCCAGAAGCTGTTGAGAGAAGGTTGAATAAAAAAATATGCATGCGGTGCTACGCAAGAAACTCAATAAGAGCTACGCGATGCCGTAAGTGTGGCTACACTGGGCTAAGGCTTAAGAAAAAGGAAAGGTCAGCCGGTAAATGATAGTATGAAGCAATCTCCAAAAATTGGCATCCTCCTTATGGAGGGAACCAACAACGAAACCGAAGTCTATTACTCTGTAAAAAGGAGCGGTGGATCTCCTGATTTTATCCATATAAATGATTTATCTGCAGGGAGAAAGCGTGTATCGGATTATGACGGTCTCATAATTCCTGGCGGATTTTCAGCCGGCGACTACATTAGGGCAGGCGTTATATTCGCCGCCCGCCTTGGTGCGGTTGCGGGCAAAGAGATAAGGGAATTCGTAGATGATGGAAAACCACTCATAGGCATATGCAACGGCTTCCAAGTCCTAATGGAGATGGGACTGATTTACGATCGCAGCAAGATCACTCTTACAAACAACGAATCTAATAGGTTTGAATGCAGATATACATATATGAAGATGACTTCAAGGAACAGGATATTTCAGAGTGGATTTTACGGTAAAGGGGTATTCCAGGTTCCAGTAGCTCATGCTGAAGGCAGGATCGCGGTAAGCGAAAGGAGTGTATTGAAGAAACTTTACGAGAATGACCAAGTCGTATTCAAATATTCCAATGAGAATGACGTTACTGATGAGTATCCTTGGAATCCAAATGGATCTATTGATTCTGTTGCCTCTCTATCAAACGAAGCAGGAAACGTAATAGGGTTAATGCCCCATCCGGAGAGAATATATTATAGATATCAGGCTATGTATCTTGAAACCGAGAAGGACGAAGTGGCAGGCAAAATCTTCTACGACAGCCTTGTGAACTACGCAAGGGATAGGAATGGATAGGGCATTCTGTGGAAACTTTTACTACAACGGCAAATTCGATTATCTTGAAGTTACCGTAAAAGATGGGGTAATAGAATCCATAAAAAAGGATGCTGGAAACATAGCTAGAAGTTACCTTCCAGGTGCTGTACTGCCAGCAGCAACTGATATACATGTACATTTCAGGACGCCTGGAGAGACAGATAAAGAGGATTTTTCCACGGGATCGCTCTCTGCCATATTTGGTGGAACTACTCTAGTTATGGATATGCCGAATAATATAATACCGATAAAGGACTATAATGCCTTCAGCGATAAACTTGGTGTTATAAACGGCACTTCGTATTCAGACTTTGCCCTCTACTCAATGGAGACTGGATCGAATTCACTCATTGTTGATTCGAGGAGCATAGGCCTTAAAGTATACTTGGGTGGATCTACAAATGCCGCAGGTACCATGGCGATACCCGATCAAGAGGCAGAAATGATCAACGAGAAAGGTTTCACAGTGATATTCCACGGCGAACTGGAAGAATGCCTTAGAAAGCATCAAAGCGAAACGAAGAACCTGAGGGAGCACAACCTTTCGCGCCCTATCGAGTGCGAACTTGCCGCAGCGGGTTACGTCGGCTCTCTAAATTTAAAAAGCAAGATAATGGCCCACGTATCGAGCCCAGAGGTTTCGGGGGATTTCCTTAGGGAAGTAACTCCTCACCACCTTCTTCTAAATGACGAAATGCCGCTAGGAAGTATAGGAAAAGTGAATCCTCCCCTAAGGGATCGGAATACTCAGGAAAGATTGCTATACGCATATATATCGGGGCAGTTCGACATACTTTCGTCAGACCACGCGCCTCATACGGAAAAGGATAAGGCAGAATTTGAATACGCAAAATCGGGAATAATAGGTGTAGAGACAAGGATACCGCTCATGCTGGCGCTCGTAAAGAAAAAGATACTATTTTTAGATGTGCTCTACAAAACGGGGATAGAGAGGCCCCCGTCCATTTTCGGCATTCGAAAGGGAAAGATCGAGGTAGGCTACGATGCCGATTTTATGTGCGTCGATTTTACAAACGAAAAGAAAGTCAACGAGGATCGGCTTCATTCAAAACTCCCAAGGAGCCCATTCAACGGCATGGACGCAATATTCCCTTCACATGTTGTTATGAGGGGAGAAGTCGTTATAGATAATTACGAGGAGATAAGCGATCCCTTGGGCAGGTTTGTGCCAAAGGGCTATTATGATCAGAAGCTGTAGTTTTTGACTCCGAAAATTACCGCTGGTATCCTGGTCCAGTCCTTCTTATGATGCTCGTAGATACGCGGTACGGAAAGATCTATGTGTTCCTCTCTAAAAATATCGCCTCTCGCAGAAAATTCCCTTGATAGAAAGCTTTCAGCCTTTGCATTGCCTATAGAATATATGAACTTTGATGTTTCAAAAGCTTTTTCTATGAACGGTCTGTCGGCATGCTTCATTACGGATCCGAATGGCGGATTCATTATCCACGTATCGAATTTTCCTGAAATGTCCTTTACGTTACGTACTTCAAATTTTACATTATTGCAGTTCTGCTTAGCAATTTCTACCATTGATACATCAATATCAAAACCTAAAACAGTAGCGGCACCAAGATAGTAAGCTCCGCAAGCAAGTATGCCGTTGCCAGTTCCAGCATCCACAACGGTCCTGCCCTTTATATTGCCGTCTTCTAATATCTCCACCAAAAAATAGGCAGCCGAAGAAGCATCCGTCATGTACTGCTCTAAATAATTGGCGTAGTGCTCAGGTTGCTTTAGCTTTTGAAGCTGAATTTCAAGAGCAGATTTTATGCCCATCAGTATTCTGCAGACCCTATAACGAGATCAATAATTTCCTTTGCTATTCTGGCAGAGTTTTCTTTAGATTCGCCGCGTTCTTGGAGCAGCTTTTCGATCTTCTTCATTGCCCTCTGCCTCTTCCATGTCCCATTCTCATGTGCAGCCAGAACTATGTATTTCGCTATTTCCCTGTCTACACTTATCCCGAATCTCTCCCTTATCTTTATCTGCCAAACTGGAACGAGCACTGTAGGGAGGTCCCTTAATTCTCGCCTCCTTTCGGCAACTATACTGTTTATATCCTTCTTTCGGGATAAGACCATAAGCAAACAATCTTACAATAGACTTAAAACTTTCCATCTATAGTCCCAATATTTACAATTATTGCCATATTTCCTCATTATGCAATATACGAACAAATCCAAGAATTTACAGAAAATAAAAATATAGTAATATTCTAATAAATTTAGTAGGAGAGTAGCTTGTAAAGTACTCCCTTCTCAGAGTGAAGCCTGTTCTCAGCTTCGTCGAATATAACGCTGTTTATGCTGTCAGCAACATCATCTGTTACTTCTAAGCCACGGTGGGCCGGCAAGCAATGCATAAATATGTAGTCTTTCTTGGCATTAGAGACTAAGTCAGAGTTTATCTGGTATTTCGTGAACGCCTTTTCTTTCTCTCCTCTCTTAGATTCTTCACCCATGGATATCCACACATCAGTGTATATGACATCGGCATCCTTTGCAGCTTCGATTGCATCGTTTGTAATTATCACTTTACTGCCTCTTTCTTTAGCAACCTGTTTTGCCTTATCAACAAACTCGCTTTTTGGCTCATACCCGTGGGGCGTTGCAACGTAAATGTCGACACCAAGAATGGCAGCTCCAAGCATAAGCGAATTGGCCATATTGTTCCCGTCCCCTATGTAAGAGAACTTTAAGCCGCTAAATTTACCCTTTTTTTCCTTTACCGTCATGAAATCGGCTACTATCTGCAGGGGGTGTTCAACATCGTCAAGGGCATTTATTACGGGTATGCTTGTGCTTCTGGCTAGTTCGACAACGTTTTTGTGATCGAAGGCCCTGTACGCTATAGCATCGAGAAACCTTGACAGTACGTGTCCTGTATCAGATATGGTTTCACCACGGCCTAGCTGCATCTCAGACGGATTCAAGTATACTGCATGGCCGCCCAACTGGTCTATTGCAACCTCCAATGAAGTTCTAGTTCGAGTACTGGGCTTTTCGAATATAAGACCTAGCATTTTGTTCCTTAGGCTTTCGTATGACCTGTACCGGTTCTTCTTAAGCTCTATGGAGAGATTGATTATTTCATCCAGGTCATTCTTCATATCGAGTACTGAAAGAATGTCCCTCTTTGCCATGATCATTCCTCCAGCAGTTTTGGAATGTCTTGCGGGTAATCAGCTACTTTGACGCCTGCTGAATTGAAGGCCTTGAGTTTTGATTCGGCAGTTCCAACTCCCCTCTCTATAATGGCACCAGCATGCCCCATCCTCTTCCCAGGTGGTGCACTGCGCCCCGCTATGTATGCTACAACCTTTTTCTTGACGTTTTTCTTTATGTACTCAGCTGCTAGCTCTTCATTGTTCCCGCCTATTTCTCCCACAAGCACTATTTTCTTTGTCTTTGGGTCGTTTTCAAACATCTTAAGCACGTCTATGAAGCTAAGCCCGACTACCCTGTCACCACCAAGTCCTATGACAGTGCTCTCTCCCATCCCTGCCTTTGTTATAGCGTATACTATTTCGTATGTTAACGTGCCGCTTCTTGAAGCAACTGCAACATCCCCTTCCTTGAATATGTGGTTAGGCATAATTCCGATCTTTGATTCAAAGGGTACAGTGATCCCAGGGCCATTCGGCCCAAGTACTGTAATATTTCGCAACTGGGCCTCCTTTACTATCTCCATAGTGTCTTGGTAAGGAACGTGTTCGGTAAGTATGTATACGATCTTGAGGCCATTGTCTATTGCCTCGTAGGCAGCGTCTTTAACGAACGGTGCTGGTACAGATATCATAGTTGCATCTGGTTCATACTGCATAGCCTCAGCAACTGAGTTTACAATTGGCACCTTATCTGCGAATTTTGTGCCACCCTTTCCAGGAGCTATGCCAGCTACTACGTTTGTGCCAAATTTCAACATCTCGCCTGTGTGGAAAGAACCCTGGTGTCCAGTTATTCCCTGGACTATTACCTTTGTATTTTTATCTATCAGAACCATTTAAAACACCTTCGTTACCCTCTCTATTGCGGGCATCATTTCCGAGAAGGCTTCGATTCCGTTATCCTGAAGAATCTTCCTTCCCTCTACTTCGTGAACTCCACTTAGCCTAACGACCACTGGTATTTTTATATCGAATTTCTTCTTGGCCTCTACTATACCCTGGGCTACAGTATCACACTTAGTTACACCGCCAAATATGTTTACCAGTATTGCCTTGGGCTTAGCCTCTAATACAAGATCAAAGGCATTTATCACAATGTCTACGTTATCTGTACCCCCAAGATCAAGGAAGTTCCTTGGTTTACCTTTATGAAGAAGAAGGGCGTCAAGCGTCGCCATTGTTAGGCCGGCACCGTTTGCAATGACCCCTATATCGCCGTCCAGTTCTACAAAGGCGTATCCTTTCCCCTCAGCTTTAAGCTCAAGGGGTGTTTTCTCCGGATCTTGTATACTGAACTCGCGATGCCGATATATAGCGTCTGAATCTATAACTACCTTGGCATCAGCTGCTATAAGCTTTCCGTCGCCTGTTTCGACTAGTGGATTTATTTCAACAAGCTCGCAGTCCTCCCCTCTATAGACGTTGTATAATTTCTTAAGTATATCTAGGAACTGCTTTGAGAGTTCTGGAGGAAGGCCCATAAACTGAGAGGCCTCCCTTCCTATAAAGTCGGAATATCCAAGGGATGGGTCTATGATCCTCTTGAATATCTTGTCATCGGGCACATTCTCGATCTCCATGCCACCCATGGCGCTTGCAATTAGCATAGGTGACTTTGCGGCCCTGTTTAAGGCTATACTGACATAGTATTCGTGCTTTATGTTTAGCATATCCTCTATGAGAACCTTAGTCACCGTCATGTTCCTCACTTTTGTTGAGAGCAGGGTGCTTACAGCGTTCTTTAGCTCTTCATCCGTCTTTGCAAATTTAATCCCTCCAGCCTTTCCTCTCCCGCCAAGAAGTATTTGAGACTTAACAGCAACAGGGTTTGTGAACTTCTTTACATCTTGTGGACTTGAGACGACGTACCCATTAGGTACGGGGATTCCGTATTCGCGGAATATATCTTTTCCCATGTACTCATAAAGATTCAATACACCACCAGACCAGTTATAGCATGAAGTAATAATAACGTTTTTCGCAACTCGCAAGTGACAGTTCTATACATGGTTCAATTAAACTCACTATACAAAATAAAAAACTTACAAGAGATTCAAACAAGGATACTCATATCTTTAGGAAGGATTTGAGTTGCAAAACGTTTATTTTCATGATGTATCCATACAATAATCGCAGGGCAAGCGGGATTTGAGGCCTGGCAAGTCCATAAAAAGGGAGTGGATGATTGCATAAGACATTCCTAACACATGAACGTGCAGCAAGGTAGAAATTCCTAGGAAATGGCAATGAAAGGCTGATCGAAGGGCACATTACCGCATATCTCCTGTAACTGAATCCTGATGAGTCTATGTGGATGGAAATTTGTTGAAATATATGTTGCCTCCGAATCTTTGCCACTGTGGTTCGGATGATCCAGAAAGCACCATTGCTAAGACCACGAGAAGACTAAATAATGATGGGCCAAGGTCTGAAATGTCGTTAGATATCTAAAACTTTTGATGCTGTATAATCACGAAAAACAAAAAATAATAAGTTTTCTTTGTGTGGCCGTATTATTTTATTCTGACATTCATGTCGGGAAATAGAGGATTTCCTGTGATAATGGTATTCATTATATCTATTAGATGTATTTGGCATTATAATGCATTTTTCTTGAAACAAGAATAGAAGATCTAGATCATCTTCATCAGGAGTACGAACGCAAGAAGAGTACCCTTATTTAAAGGCCCCATTGCCGGGCTTTCTTAGTCTTTCATCGTGTTTCTGAAGATTGGAAAGATAACGTACAGCATATTTCTAAGGCAAGTCTGTCGAAAAAGGGATCCTTAACCTTACGTACTTGGTTTCCGTCAGCGGAAGCCAGTCAGTTATACGAACATTTGACGTCTTCTGGAGAATCAGTGCTAAGTATTTCTCTTCCTTTAAGTTTTAAATACAGATCATCATCTTCTATTGAGAGTTTTATATTAAGCTTCTCTGCAGCTTCTTCAATTATCCTTGTGAAGACAGTATCGTCCAAATAACCATCCAAATTGAGATCTAAACTTGCACTCTTAGGCCTTTCATCTCCCAATATTAGAACTTTCTCCAAACTTCTAGGAACAAATGGGTAATCATACCTAATTCAAGATCCAAAGGAAAAAAGGTAGTTAACTAAAGGAAAACTTTGAGAATGAAGTAAGGTTAAATAAACTCGACTATGTCAGCCCCAGGAGTAGAAACCAGATAAGTTTTTTTGAAATCTTCAAAAGCTTCCAGCGTCAACTTCACGCATTTTACGTTTATTCCTTTACCTTTTAATTCATCCAAGATACCTTTCAATTTTTACAAGTTAACACTATTGAAATCTGCGTAAAGTATAAGAATTTTCTGGGTCTCAAAGAATTCATAAGTTCTAACAATTGACGAAAATGAACTTACTAAAGTAAAACTGACCTGTTTATGGGGATTACAGCACGTTTCATATGTTATTTTCACTATAAATATTCAAAAATAAAAATGGCAATCTCGTTCAATTCATCAAATTTAATTGCTATTCATTTCTAAAAAAAGTAAAAAATCTTAGCTAGAAGTACACTAGTATTTCTAGTAAGTTTTACATTACTTTCACGTATCGACAAGAAATATGAAGTTCAAAATCACGAACTTTAATAGATTTTCGCTATAAAGGATACCTCTTTCCGTCGAAAACACTTATATATAATATATGTAATGCAAAACGTAAAAACTACTAGTAAAAATCGTGCTTATAAACTTTATAACAAAGAACTATACCATATCCACACAAAATTTTGAAAAGTATTAGTGTGCTTCAAAAGTGCACCACATTTCAGAATACTTAGACTATCTATTGCATAAATTGAGGAAGGCGTTCAATGATTAACTATTTATTTTATATAAAATTTAAAATAAAAATATCTACTAGAATTAAAAATAAATTTAAAATTTAAGCTAACGCATCATTCAAATACCATCAAGCTATCATTTCCTTTTAGTTTTTCAAATAATTTTAATACGAAATATTAGATTAAACATTGCTCTAACAATTAAATGCTTATAAAATTGCCAGGAAAAATTATTATTTAAGATGATTCCTTACATTTTCTATGCAATCACAATAATTTACGCAAATTTCTCCATTCTCTCTCCATAAATACACAAC
This genomic stretch from Thermoplasma volcanium GSS1 harbors:
- the purQ gene encoding phosphoribosylformylglycinamidine synthase subunit PurQ — translated: MKQSPKIGILLMEGTNNETEVYYSVKRSGGSPDFIHINDLSAGRKRVSDYDGLIIPGGFSAGDYIRAGVIFAARLGAVAGKEIREFVDDGKPLIGICNGFQVLMEMGLIYDRSKITLTNNESNRFECRYTYMKMTSRNRIFQSGFYGKGVFQVPVAHAEGRIAVSERSVLKKLYENDQVVFKYSNENDVTDEYPWNPNGSIDSVASLSNEAGNVIGLMPHPERIYYRYQAMYLETEKDEVAGKIFYDSLVNYARDRNG
- the sucC gene encoding ADP-forming succinate--CoA ligase subunit beta, which codes for MNLYEYMGKDIFREYGIPVPNGYVVSSPQDVKKFTNPVAVKSQILLGGRGKAGGIKFAKTDEELKNAVSTLLSTKVRNMTVTKVLIEDMLNIKHEYYVSIALNRAAKSPMLIASAMGGMEIENVPDDKIFKRIIDPSLGYSDFIGREASQFMGLPPELSKQFLDILKKLYNVYRGEDCELVEINPLVETGDGKLIAADAKVVIDSDAIYRHREFSIQDPEKTPLELKAEGKGYAFVELDGDIGVIANGAGLTMATLDALLLHKGKPRNFLDLGGTDNVDIVINAFDLVLEAKPKAILVNIFGGVTKCDTVAQGIVEAKKKFDIKIPVVVRLSGVHEVEGRKILQDNGIEAFSEMMPAIERVTKVF
- the sucD gene encoding succinate--CoA ligase subunit alpha, yielding MVLIDKNTKVIVQGITGHQGSFHTGEMLKFGTNVVAGIAPGKGGTKFADKVPIVNSVAEAMQYEPDATMISVPAPFVKDAAYEAIDNGLKIVYILTEHVPYQDTMEIVKEAQLRNITVLGPNGPGITVPFESKIGIMPNHIFKEGDVAVASRSGTLTYEIVYAITKAGMGESTVIGLGGDRVVGLSFIDVLKMFENDPKTKKIVLVGEIGGNNEELAAEYIKKNVKKKVVAYIAGRSAPPGKRMGHAGAIIERGVGTAESKLKAFNSAGVKVADYPQDIPKLLEE
- the argF gene encoding ornithine carbamoyltransferase yields the protein MIMAKRDILSVLDMKNDLDEIINLSIELKKNRYRSYESLRNKMLGLIFEKPSTRTRTSLEVAIDQLGGHAVYLNPSEMQLGRGETISDTGHVLSRFLDAIAYRAFDHKNVVELARSTSIPVINALDDVEHPLQIVADFMTVKEKKGKFSGLKFSYIGDGNNMANSLMLGAAILGVDIYVATPHGYEPKSEFVDKAKQVAKERGSKVIITNDAIEAAKDADVIYTDVWISMGEESKRGEKEKAFTKYQINSDLVSNAKKDYIFMHCLPAHRGLEVTDDVADSINSVIFDEAENRLHSEKGVLYKLLSY
- a CDS encoding 50S ribosomal protein L40e, with the protein product MAFPEAVERRLNKKICMRCYARNSIRATRCRKCGYTGLRLKKKERSAGK
- a CDS encoding dihydroorotase translates to MDRAFCGNFYYNGKFDYLEVTVKDGVIESIKKDAGNIARSYLPGAVLPAATDIHVHFRTPGETDKEDFSTGSLSAIFGGTTLVMDMPNNIIPIKDYNAFSDKLGVINGTSYSDFALYSMETGSNSLIVDSRSIGLKVYLGGSTNAAGTMAIPDQEAEMINEKGFTVIFHGELEECLRKHQSETKNLREHNLSRPIECELAAAGYVGSLNLKSKIMAHVSSPEVSGDFLREVTPHHLLLNDEMPLGSIGKVNPPLRDRNTQERLLYAYISGQFDILSSDHAPHTEKDKAEFEYAKSGIIGVETRIPLMLALVKKKILFLDVLYKTGIERPPSIFGIRKGKIEVGYDADFMCVDFTNEKKVNEDRLHSKLPRSPFNGMDAIFPSHVVMRGEVVIDNYEEISDPLGRFVPKGYYDQKL
- a CDS encoding METTL5 family protein; this encodes MGIKSALEIQLQKLKQPEHYANYLEQYMTDASSAAYFLVEILEDGNIKGRTVVDAGTGNGILACGAYYLGAATVLGFDIDVSMVEIAKQNCNNVKFEVRNVKDISGKFDTWIMNPPFGSVMKHADRPFIEKAFETSKFIYSIGNAKAESFLSREFSARGDIFREEHIDLSVPRIYEHHKKDWTRIPAVIFGVKNYSF